In a single window of the Rhodamnia argentea isolate NSW1041297 chromosome 2, ASM2092103v1, whole genome shotgun sequence genome:
- the LOC115728052 gene encoding protein LYK5: MESAISLYALSSFFSFLLLLLHQPRLLLSQQAYVNNKQLACDDTTNDNLTEGFACNGLRNSCRSYVTFRSNPPAYASLVSVSYLLNSQPYIAEMTSINNLTDVEPVASDTLIIAPVDCACTSSSPSYYQHNASYVLKSETYMLLANDTYQGLTTCQALMAQNPYDARNLTKGLNLTVPVRCACPTATQSSAGARYLLAYLVTWGDDISSIAEMFGVSEKSVLDANELTEKSTIYPFTPILVPLPKEPTKIVTAPPPASPPATPSVPAGNNSGSSKKWVFVGVGVGGGVLVIALALWFFCYYSQKRKQPRSSGLTPKKFSETSTTDDTTVPVKGSSYSGFSSGVRDAIETLTVYTYQDLQAATGFFSEENKIKGSVYRGVFKNDDAAVKVLKGDVSSEINILRQINHSNIIRLSGFCVHEGNTYLVYEYAENGSLSDWLHSKKFESYSVLSWKQRVQVAYHIADALNYLHNYTNPPYIHKNLKSSNVLLDANFRAMVANFGLARLAEHNEEGGLQMTRHVVGTQGYMAPEYIENGVITPKLDVFAFGVVMLELLSGREAAGDSKNGEEMLSAAIKRVLDGDNVRENLRAFIDASLKNDYPLDLAFSTAELAKRCVASDLNARPEMAEVFITLSKIFYSSLDWDPSDELDRSQSMSRGR, encoded by the coding sequence ATGGAGTCCGCCATCTCTCTCTACGccctctcctccttcttctcattcctcctcctcctcctccaccaacctcgcctcctcctctctcagcAAGCCTATGTCAACAACAAGCAGCTCGCCTGCGACGACACCACCAACGACAACCTCACCGAGGGCTTCGCCTGCAACGGCCTCCGCAACTCCTGCCGCTCCTACGTCACCTTCCGATCCAATCCCCCCGCCTACGCCTCCCTCGTCTCCGTCTCCTACCTCCTCAACTCCCAGCCTTACATCGCCGAGATGACTTCCATCAACAACCTCACCGACGTCGAGCCCGTCGCTTCCGATACCCTAATCATCGCCCCGGTCGACTGCGCTTgcacctcctcctccccctcctatTACCAGCACAACGCGTCGTACGTGCTCAAATCCGAGACGTACATGCTCCTCGCCAACGACACCTACCAGGGGCTCACCACTTGCCAGGCTCTCATGGCTCAGAACCCGTACGACGCTCGGAACCTGACCAAGGGGTTGAATCTGACTGTTCCGGTGCGGTGCGCGTGCCCGACGGCGACCCAGAGCTCGGCGGGAGCCAGGTACTTGCTCGCATACCTGGTGACTTGGGGCGATGACATCTCTTCCATCGCGGAGATGTTTGGGGTTAGCGAGAAGAGCGTGCTCGACGCCAACGAGTTGACCGAGAAGAGCACGATTTATCCTTTCACGCCGATTTTGGTACCGCTGCCGAAGGAGCCGACGAAGATCGTGACGGCGCCGCCGCCCGCGAGTCCGCCGGCCACTCCCTCCGTGCCGGCAGGCAATAATTCAGGATCTTCGAAGAAGTGGGTATTCGTCGGCGTTGGTGTCGGAGGTGGTGTGCTCGTGATTGCTCTCGCGCTCTGGTTCTTCTGCTATTACTCTCAGAAGCGCAAGCAACCGAGATCGTCTGGTTTGACGCCCAAGAAGTTCTCAGAAACCTCCACGACGGATGACACTACTGTGCCAGTGAAGGGCAGTTCCTACTCCGGCTTTTCTTCCGGCGTTCGAGACGCGATTGAAACTCTGACCGTGTACACATACCAGGACCTGCAAGCGGCCACTGGGTTCTTCAGCGAGGAGAACAAGATCAAGGGCTCGGTCTACCGCGGCGTGTTCAAGAACGACGATGCGGCGGTCAAAGTCTTGAAGGGCGACGTCTCGAGCGAGATCAACATCTTGAGGCAGATCAACCATTCCAACATAATCAGGCTGTCCGGGTTCTGTGTCCATGAAGGGAACACTTACCTCGTTTACGAGTATGCTGAGAATGGGTCGCTCAGCGACTGGCTTCACTCCAAGAAGTTCGAAAGCTACTCTGTTCTTTCATGGAAGCAGAGGGTTCAGGTCGCGTACCACATAGCCGATGCCCTCAACTATCTGCACAATTACACGAACCCCCCCTACATCCACAAGAATCTTAAGAGCAGCAATGTTCTCCTGGACGCGAATTTCAGAGCGATGGTCGCCAACTTCGGGCTGGCGAGGCTCGCGGAACACAACGAAGAAGGCGGGCTTCAGATGACCAGGCATGTCGTTGGGACTCAAGGTTACATGGCCCCGGAGTACATAGAGAATGGCGTGATCACGCCGAAGCTAGATGTGTTCGCCTTCGGGGTCGTGATGTTGGAGCTCTTGTCCGGACGGGAAGCTGCCGGAGACTCCAAGAATGGAGAGGAGATGCTGTCCGCGGCCATCAAGAGGGTGCTTGACGGAGATAATGTGAGGGAGAATCTACGAGCCTTCATAGATGCTTCGCTTAAGAACGACTATCCTTTGGACTTGGCATTTTCCACGGCGGAGCTCGCGAAGAGGTGCGTCGCCAGCGATCTGAATGCTCGCCCGGAGATGGCCGAAGTTTTCATTACTCTTTCCAAGATCTTCTATTCCTCGCTGGATTGGGATCCATCGGACGAGCTCGATCGATCCCAGTCAATGAGTCGTGGCAGGTGA
- the LOC115735989 gene encoding wall-associated receptor kinase-like 4, with product MEAMHPRCDNRGHCVAIGLTVIVALAIGIWFAWLLRRIRRAKLKKAFVKRNGGLLFQQIASQDGTTVKAEIFTSEELERATDNFSESRMRGKGGSGTVYKGMQSDGRIVAIKKSHLMHEKQADQFTDEVVVLSEINHRNIVKLLGCCLETEVPLLELHGKDCSFCISWKVRVNIALEIAGALAYLHSATSMPIFHRDIKSSNILLDSNYGTKISDFGISRSIPLEKTHVTTGLQGTFGYLDPEFFHSRQFTDKSDVYSFGLVLLELLTGERAMSRSKVKVEDKSLVLNFIAATKENRLYDILDDRIRHEVTDKEFSGLAMLAKRCLKFNGKKRPTMKEVAIDLERISRLSSLFGPC from the exons ATGGAAGCAATGCATCCGCGATGCGACAACCGTGGACATT GTGTCGCGATAGGATTGACCGTAATAGTCGCCTTGGCCATTGGAATCTGGTTTGCTTGGCTTCTTAGAAGGATAAGGCGAGCCAAACTCAAGAAGGCGTTCGTCAAGCGGAATGGCGGTTTGTTATTCCAGCAGATCGCTTCACAGGATGGCACAACCGTAAAGGCCGAAATTTTCACGTCAGAGGAGCTAGAGCGAGCGACAGACAACTTCAGCGAGAGCAGAATGCGCGGGAAGGGAGGTTCTGGTACAGTTTACAAAGGAATGCAGTCCGATGGAAGAATAGTCGCCATAAAGAAGTCCCATTTGATGCACGAGAAACAAGCCGATCAGTTCACCGACGAGGTCGTTGTCCTCTCTGAGATAAACCACCGGAACATCGTGAAGCTGTTAGGATGTTGTCTTGAGACAGAGGTCCCTCTACTAGAACTCCATGGCAAGGATTGCTCTTTTTGCATATCTTGGAAAGTTCGCGTAAACATCGCACTCGAAATTGCCGGAGCGCTGGCTTATTTGCATTCGGCCACATCTATGCCGATCTTCCATCGGGACATCAAATCGAGCAACATACTCTTGGACAGTAACTACGGCACGAAGATATCGGACTTTGGGATTTCCAGGTCGATCCCGCTGGAGAAAACTCATGTGACTACGGGATTGCAAGGGACATTCGGCTATCTGGACCCCGAGTTCTTCCACTCGAGACAGTTCACGGACAAGAGCGACGTCTACAGCTTCGGACTGGTTCTGTTAGAGCTCTTGACAGGAGAGAGGGCCATGTCCAGAAGTAAAGTCAAAGTAGAAGACAAAAGCCTAGTGCTGAACTTCATTGCGGCGACGAAAGAGAATCGTCTGTACGATATCCTGGACGACCGGATCCGGCATGAAGTCACCGACAAGGAGTTCTCGGGCTTGGCGATGCTCGCAAAGAGGTGTCTCAAATTTAACGGGAAGAAGCGGCCGACCATGAAAGAAGTCGCCATCGATCTTGAGAGGATTAGCAGACTATCATCTCTCTTTGGCCCGTGCTAA
- the LOC125313699 gene encoding wall-associated receptor kinase 2-like, translating to MELSIKPMHYDRGTYNPYFVSPNLNRLIGQGCSIFTYVSNIVSSVFTGGCFSICEDRTRFGFSLDDHDRKCLGFECCEEAVPPGLNSLSVRMFSINNSSDYWHPRRCSRAFIADKKFPRIKYEDPEVPMVLSWVAGNGTYKPDHRTGNTSFSSDCGVNAHCVIFVRGGYLCQCNTGFEGNPYLPQVCLDVNECNGTKKRCTDIQNSICINTDGGYYCGCQPGYTFA from the exons ATGGAGCTCTCAATAAAGCCAATGCATTATGATCGCGGGACATACAATCCCTACTTCGTCTCGCCTAACCTCAACAGATTGATTGGTCAAGGGTGCAGCATCTTCACCTATGTGAGCAACATTGTGTCCTCGGTTTTCACAGGAGGATGCTTCTCCATCTGCGAAGACCGAACAAGGTTCGGCTTTTCCCTTGATGACCATGATCGCAAGTGCTTGGGATTCGAATGCTGTGAGGAAGCTGTTCCCCCAGGACTTAATTCTCTCTCCGTGAGAATGTTCAGTATCAACAACTCAAGCGATTACTGGCATCCACGCCGCTGCAGCCGTGCTTTCATCGCGGATAAGAAATTCCCTCGCATTAAGTATGAGGACCCCGAGGTTCCAATGGTATTGAGTTGGGTTGCTGGGAATGGGACATATAAACCAGATCATAGAACAGGCAACACCTCCTTCAGCAGCGATTGTGGCGTGAATGCTCACTGCGTCATCTTTGTCCGCGGAGGATATCTCTGCCAATGCAACACAGGTTTCGAAGGAAATCCATACCTTCCCCAAGTTTGCCTAG ATGTTAACGAATGCAATGGGACTAAGAAGAGGTGCACCGATATACAAAACTCCATTTGCATCAACACCGATGGGGGATACTACTGCGGTTGTCAACCTGGTTATACATTTGCCTAA
- the LOC115735995 gene encoding uncharacterized protein LOC115735995 isoform X2 — MSNRWWTRWAWGWAVVGSLISLGASVAEAGEERVVTRIAFGSCANQSAPQPIWDAIIKFDPQVFIWLGDNIYGDIRRPLRLFGKERTVGPWKNVPRFVPSSEQEMESRYERAKTNPGYSRLRQNAKVIGTWDDHDYGLNDAGKEFGGKITNQRLLLDFLDERKDSPRRKQAGVYASYTFGPVGKQVKVILLDTRYHRDPLFSDGSILGLEQWTWLEKELMGPATELTIIGSSIQVISNLSAATGPMFYLEAWGRFPKERDRLFKLIAESKRDGVFFISGDVHFGEIARYDCGVGYPLFDITSSGLTQAVEKAVPPPLNIAVRFMAWLTPSTMRVMSHNCRFRSCTFGQPNFGAIEVHWGENPVKLTVQVRDIHGHPVTGVNVPLSELRAYNGKPVAADTAGGYKRHCSLEVTLPWIIRYRMLIFLYCAIAVSFLAFLGIAYEVGSLCWKCLQKHKLD, encoded by the exons ATGAGCAACCGGTGGTGGACGCGTTGGGCTTGGGGATGGGCGGTGGTCGGATCGCTGATTTCGCTCGGCGCTTCCGTTGCTGAAGCCGGAGAGGAGAGAGTGGTCACTCGAATCGCCTTCGGATCGTGCGCGAACCAAAGCGCGCCTCAG CCTATCTGGGACGCAATCATCAAGTTTGATCCTCAGGTATTCATTTGGCTGGGTGACAATATATATGGAGACATAAGGCGTCCTTTACGACTGTTCGGCAAAGAAAGGACGGTAGGACCGTGGAAGAATGTCCCGAGATTTGTTCCTTCATCTGAGCAGGAGATGGAGTCCAGATACGAGAGAGCTAAGACTAATCCCGGTTATTCTCGTCTTCGACAGAATGCTAAG GTAATTGGCACTTGGGATGACCATGATTATGGACTGAATGACGCAGGAAAGGAATTTGGTGGAAAAATCACCAACCAAAGGCTTCTCCTCGATTTCTTAGATGAACGTAAGGATAGTCCCAG GCGTAAGCAAGCAGGCGTTTATGCATCGTACACATTTGGTCCTGTGGGTAAGCAAGTAAAG GTCATTCTCCTAGATACAAGGTATCATCGAGATCCTTTGTTTAGCGATGGAAGCATCTTGGGGTTGGAACAGTGGACATGGTTAGAGAAAGAGTTGATGGGGCCGGCAACAGAGTTAACTATAATTGGATCTTCCATTCAG GTCATATCGAATCTATCGGCTGCAACTGGCCCCATGTTTTATCTGGAGGCGTGGGGACGTTTTCCAAAGGAGAGAGACCGGCTATTTAAATTAATTGCGGAGAGTAAG AGAGATGGTGTGTTCTTCATAAGTGGAGATgttcattttggagaaattgCGAGATATGACTGTGGGGTTGGTTATCCATTGTTTGACATTACTTCTAGTGGGCTTACGCAAGCTGTGGAGAAGGCTGTCCCACCTCCATTAAATATCGCTGTGAGATTTATGGCATGGTTGACGCCAAGTACCATGAGGGTGATGAGCCATAACTGCAGATTCAGGTCCTGCACTTTTG GTCAACCCAATTTTGGGGCAATTGAGGTACATTGGGGCGAAAACCCAGTGAAATTGACAGTTCAAGTGAGAGATATACATGGACACCCTGTAACAGGTGTCAATGTTCCGTTGTCCGAGCTGAGAGCATATAACGGGAAACCTGTGGCTGCCGACACCGCTGGAGGTTATAAAAGGCATTGTTCTCTGGAAGTTACCTTACCATGGATTATCAGATATCGCatgctgatttttctttattgcgCCATAGCTG tatcttttcttgcttttcttggAATTGCCTATGAAGTTGGATCACTCTGCTGGAAGTGTCTCCAGAAGCACAAGCTTGATTGA
- the LOC115735995 gene encoding uncharacterized protein LOC115735995 isoform X3, which yields MSNRWWTRWAWGWAVVGSLISLGASVAEAGEERVVTRIAFGSCANQSAPQVFIWLGDNIYGDIRRPLRLFGKERTVGPWKNVPRFVPSSEQEMESRYERAKTNPGYSRLRQNAKVIGTWDDHDYGLNDAGKEFGGKITNQRLLLDFLDERKDSPRRKQAGVYASYTFGPVGKQVKVILLDTRYHRDPLFSDGSILGLEQWTWLEKELMGPATELTIIGSSIQVISNLSAATGPMFYLEAWGRFPKERDRLFKLIAESKRDGVFFISGDVHFGEIARYDCGVGYPLFDITSSGLTQAVEKAVPPPLNIAVRFMAWLTPSTMRVMSHNCRFRSCTFGQPNFGAIEVHWGENPVKLTVQVRDIHGHPVTGVNVPLSELRAYNGKPVAADTAGGYKRHCSLEVTLPWIIRYRMLIFLYCAIAVSFLAFLGIAYEVGSLCWKCLQKHKLD from the exons ATGAGCAACCGGTGGTGGACGCGTTGGGCTTGGGGATGGGCGGTGGTCGGATCGCTGATTTCGCTCGGCGCTTCCGTTGCTGAAGCCGGAGAGGAGAGAGTGGTCACTCGAATCGCCTTCGGATCGTGCGCGAACCAAAGCGCGCCTCAG GTATTCATTTGGCTGGGTGACAATATATATGGAGACATAAGGCGTCCTTTACGACTGTTCGGCAAAGAAAGGACGGTAGGACCGTGGAAGAATGTCCCGAGATTTGTTCCTTCATCTGAGCAGGAGATGGAGTCCAGATACGAGAGAGCTAAGACTAATCCCGGTTATTCTCGTCTTCGACAGAATGCTAAG GTAATTGGCACTTGGGATGACCATGATTATGGACTGAATGACGCAGGAAAGGAATTTGGTGGAAAAATCACCAACCAAAGGCTTCTCCTCGATTTCTTAGATGAACGTAAGGATAGTCCCAG GCGTAAGCAAGCAGGCGTTTATGCATCGTACACATTTGGTCCTGTGGGTAAGCAAGTAAAG GTCATTCTCCTAGATACAAGGTATCATCGAGATCCTTTGTTTAGCGATGGAAGCATCTTGGGGTTGGAACAGTGGACATGGTTAGAGAAAGAGTTGATGGGGCCGGCAACAGAGTTAACTATAATTGGATCTTCCATTCAG GTCATATCGAATCTATCGGCTGCAACTGGCCCCATGTTTTATCTGGAGGCGTGGGGACGTTTTCCAAAGGAGAGAGACCGGCTATTTAAATTAATTGCGGAGAGTAAG AGAGATGGTGTGTTCTTCATAAGTGGAGATgttcattttggagaaattgCGAGATATGACTGTGGGGTTGGTTATCCATTGTTTGACATTACTTCTAGTGGGCTTACGCAAGCTGTGGAGAAGGCTGTCCCACCTCCATTAAATATCGCTGTGAGATTTATGGCATGGTTGACGCCAAGTACCATGAGGGTGATGAGCCATAACTGCAGATTCAGGTCCTGCACTTTTG GTCAACCCAATTTTGGGGCAATTGAGGTACATTGGGGCGAAAACCCAGTGAAATTGACAGTTCAAGTGAGAGATATACATGGACACCCTGTAACAGGTGTCAATGTTCCGTTGTCCGAGCTGAGAGCATATAACGGGAAACCTGTGGCTGCCGACACCGCTGGAGGTTATAAAAGGCATTGTTCTCTGGAAGTTACCTTACCATGGATTATCAGATATCGCatgctgatttttctttattgcgCCATAGCTG tatcttttcttgcttttcttggAATTGCCTATGAAGTTGGATCACTCTGCTGGAAGTGTCTCCAGAAGCACAAGCTTGATTGA
- the LOC115735995 gene encoding alkaline phosphatase D isoform X1: MSNRWWTRWAWGWAVVGSLISLGASVAEAGEERVVTRIAFGSCANQSAPQEFHVLQPIWDAIIKFDPQVFIWLGDNIYGDIRRPLRLFGKERTVGPWKNVPRFVPSSEQEMESRYERAKTNPGYSRLRQNAKVIGTWDDHDYGLNDAGKEFGGKITNQRLLLDFLDERKDSPRRKQAGVYASYTFGPVGKQVKVILLDTRYHRDPLFSDGSILGLEQWTWLEKELMGPATELTIIGSSIQVISNLSAATGPMFYLEAWGRFPKERDRLFKLIAESKRDGVFFISGDVHFGEIARYDCGVGYPLFDITSSGLTQAVEKAVPPPLNIAVRFMAWLTPSTMRVMSHNCRFRSCTFGQPNFGAIEVHWGENPVKLTVQVRDIHGHPVTGVNVPLSELRAYNGKPVAADTAGGYKRHCSLEVTLPWIIRYRMLIFLYCAIAVSFLAFLGIAYEVGSLCWKCLQKHKLD, encoded by the exons ATGAGCAACCGGTGGTGGACGCGTTGGGCTTGGGGATGGGCGGTGGTCGGATCGCTGATTTCGCTCGGCGCTTCCGTTGCTGAAGCCGGAGAGGAGAGAGTGGTCACTCGAATCGCCTTCGGATCGTGCGCGAACCAAAGCGCGCCTCAG GAATTTCATGTTTTGCAGCCTATCTGGGACGCAATCATCAAGTTTGATCCTCAGGTATTCATTTGGCTGGGTGACAATATATATGGAGACATAAGGCGTCCTTTACGACTGTTCGGCAAAGAAAGGACGGTAGGACCGTGGAAGAATGTCCCGAGATTTGTTCCTTCATCTGAGCAGGAGATGGAGTCCAGATACGAGAGAGCTAAGACTAATCCCGGTTATTCTCGTCTTCGACAGAATGCTAAG GTAATTGGCACTTGGGATGACCATGATTATGGACTGAATGACGCAGGAAAGGAATTTGGTGGAAAAATCACCAACCAAAGGCTTCTCCTCGATTTCTTAGATGAACGTAAGGATAGTCCCAG GCGTAAGCAAGCAGGCGTTTATGCATCGTACACATTTGGTCCTGTGGGTAAGCAAGTAAAG GTCATTCTCCTAGATACAAGGTATCATCGAGATCCTTTGTTTAGCGATGGAAGCATCTTGGGGTTGGAACAGTGGACATGGTTAGAGAAAGAGTTGATGGGGCCGGCAACAGAGTTAACTATAATTGGATCTTCCATTCAG GTCATATCGAATCTATCGGCTGCAACTGGCCCCATGTTTTATCTGGAGGCGTGGGGACGTTTTCCAAAGGAGAGAGACCGGCTATTTAAATTAATTGCGGAGAGTAAG AGAGATGGTGTGTTCTTCATAAGTGGAGATgttcattttggagaaattgCGAGATATGACTGTGGGGTTGGTTATCCATTGTTTGACATTACTTCTAGTGGGCTTACGCAAGCTGTGGAGAAGGCTGTCCCACCTCCATTAAATATCGCTGTGAGATTTATGGCATGGTTGACGCCAAGTACCATGAGGGTGATGAGCCATAACTGCAGATTCAGGTCCTGCACTTTTG GTCAACCCAATTTTGGGGCAATTGAGGTACATTGGGGCGAAAACCCAGTGAAATTGACAGTTCAAGTGAGAGATATACATGGACACCCTGTAACAGGTGTCAATGTTCCGTTGTCCGAGCTGAGAGCATATAACGGGAAACCTGTGGCTGCCGACACCGCTGGAGGTTATAAAAGGCATTGTTCTCTGGAAGTTACCTTACCATGGATTATCAGATATCGCatgctgatttttctttattgcgCCATAGCTG tatcttttcttgcttttcttggAATTGCCTATGAAGTTGGATCACTCTGCTGGAAGTGTCTCCAGAAGCACAAGCTTGATTGA